aagctgcaaagagaaaaagtcaaataactataaaactataaaacataatgaaaaccaatttttcttagatttggtcattctataacataataaaagttaccttaaaggtgaaccacccttttaaaagaAGAAGATTAGAGAGATTTGGTCGTGCTCAAATAACATACATGATAAGCATTGATATGGCAATCGACCTGATCACTATGATCTACTTGAAAATAGCTGCATAGGCCATACGACAGCTAATCACAACACTATTTGCTGCTGAAACTAACCAGCTAAAAGTGCTAGCAATGAATTATGGGAGAAGAAGTTCTTAGGTGCTGGTGAGTTAAAGGTTTCCTGCAGTGATGATGATGACATCAGCTACCAAGCCCCTCCCACCATGCAGgagattaaaaatatacatataaaataacagatttttggacaaaataatttgtaaaataagATAGTTACATgccaaaaaactaattttatccCATTTATCCCTTAGCAAGGCAAAGAATAATTATGCCAATTCACTTTTCGATCTCCCCTTTAACTAGTAATTGcatagcaattttttttgtttcagagcTTTTTCTGGGAATACATATGCAGATTTTTGTTTCAAGAGGAACAAGTGAAAAACCCCAAGCTTTTGGCAAAGTAGGGCTATACAATGTATAAACACCTAGGAACCTTCTTGAATCCTGAAGAGCCATCAGAAGACGGACTGCTGTCAGACAGTGCAAGTATGTTGTAAATTTTCAGTTTAATATGTATGTGCCTCctcatcagtgtcggactggcccacagggataccaggaaaactcccaggtgtcagtgggccttctgcttgtaaccatttggcctatttcatggtcattccctatttctttatgggaaataatgcttaataattgaagaatagagtatagtatgtagagacaAGAGACTAGGGGTCAAATTTAATAACCTCCGAacaatttgccagcgacggcttcgctcacatcgcaacacttcgccaggcgtagattcaccaggacaacgctaattcacttatatccgaagttgtgctagtgttactgcggcaaTTGAAGcgaaagttgcgctagcgttgccccATTTGCATAcgatgggaagttaaagttgaatggacgtatatgctgcagcaaatacatacaaTCAACAAAAATACATCAACTAGCTCGCAGGacttaagaaataaataattgtttattgAAGTTTAATGACTAACGTTTTGGCCTAccctaaggcctttctcaaagtatgggtactcaattacattttattttaattatgcaaTGAAAGTTGAGGTAAGATAGGGGGTTTGAGAAATGATTTGCTGTGCTAATACTTCTCAGATGCTACTGAGGactgtcttggtgattttccaAATTCTTCATCAGAAGAGCAGTTGCTGGATACTGCATTTCAAGCATGCGATACAGAGGGAAAAGGTAAGAAACTCTTGCAGATATAGAATAGTGTCTAAAAAGTAATGGGTATGTCATAGAACCCAGCTAAAACATGGGGGCAGGTATCGTATGCctgttattagtgatgagcgaattatttattaatttatttgccagccatggatttgaaATTGCACATTTCACCATGTgcaaaattttttgtgaaactgcggcagaaatttgcagagaaaaaacgcccataagaaaaaaacacatgactttaatgcatttggacaaaaaagttgctatttgaaaaaaaggccattgacttcaatgcatttggagcgagaaaaattgtgcGCTTGTGTAAAACATTGTTGCACTTAAAAaggcccatttacttcaatgcgtttcgtgaatttttggtgGTTTCGCTCATTTTTCAGTGAAacgaaactggacagattcatTCATCACTACCTGTCATGTTTAAACCAGCAAACCAGCAGTAGGGCAGTTACAACTTATAAAAAAAGCTGATTTGCTAATTAATTAACAGGCTACTACTGAGTCCTTTAATGTACACTGTCATTTCTCTTGCAGCCCTCCTTATAGCAGATAAAAGTATTATTGAGTTGACAGAGGAATCTGCCACATTATGCATTGTTAATAAATATTCTGAAGTTTCGTTGGTTTTTCACTGCTAAATTATCATAATGTGACTAAATGTACCTGTAGGAGAAGTGACAGTGTATCAAATCATTGACTACTTGAAGAGTGTAACAGATCAAACTTGTGATGGAGACCGTCTCCAACACCTTTGTAAGATGCTGGATCCTGAAGATCAGGGAAGATCGTTAGATTTGCCAACGTTCCGTAGGCTCATGAGTGAGTGGATTGCCAGCTGCTGCAATGACAGGTATGTTAGGTCATGCAATTAgagaatcagtggtgtaactagagtgcgctgggcccatcagcaaaaaaatcttcacaGGTGCCCGGCGCACTCTGATCCCTAACCTCCTGCCCAGCCTCCGCCCACGACCCGCCACTCCCCACCCAACCTCCACCCCGCCCATGTCCCGACTCTTCCCGACCCGACTTGCGCCCCCCTTCCTTGCCGGTAAGAGAGCtgcgggggaggagggaggtttcttattagctacagaggaagcagatcccacagtTTGGGCCCCTCTGCGACTGcgggggtctgtttcctctatagttatgcgaCTGTAGAGAATTATTTTTTACTGCAGTGGTCAAACAAGTATACATTTGGCCTTGAAATGTGGGAACCCCCCTAGTTGGCAGTTTTATCAGATACATTTATCCAGCAGGGGTTCAATTTGGTTAAAGGGcactctcaaaaaaaaattgctagcgCTAGGCCACATGCACCAGGAGCCAGCTCCTGGTGTGAGTGGCCATTTTGAGGCACAAAAATGGACATAATGAGCAAGTACTGCAActcactcattatgtgcatgcatgtgataTCAGCCTGTGAAActcgctcattatgcgcatgtgcgaTATGCAACATGGCTGCCTGCACCGCAACATTTCTAGTCAGCATTTGACaaatttgttattgcttttttacaATATGAAATATAATGATAAGTGCCACATTTGTTTCTATGTACGCTGTAATTAGGACCCCGAGATTTTACTGTCCCTTTTAATAATctctatatatacagatatgttaCTGAAAAGGTGGAAGATATCAAATCTGAAAGTGGTTCATATTTACCATGTGGTGAGTAAAAAGGCAGATGCGATTAAAAGATTTGTGATATTatctaaattttcttttttagaacATAATAAGTCAGTTGTTTCAGTACCTATGAAAAATAGGCAAAGTCAAACAACGCATGTTGTGTACAAAACAGGATATTAATGCAAACCATTAGAGGattacattagaggatattaaaGAACAACCAATTAGGTAAAGTCTAAATAAAAAGGCCACAGTGAATGCTGATTGGTGTACTGAGTTTGCAGAGGGGGCTATTAATACTGGAGTGGTCCTGGTAAATATATCTCTGGGAGGTATATAAGCAGCCTCTTCAGTGGATATCCCTATTGTCAAACAGCTGCTATATATCTTGGCTTGTATAGCAGGGTGTAGCTTCAAGCAAGGGTGCTTGAAGCCACACACAATTATTTAATTAGAACACAATTATTTAATTCAGACTCACGGCTCAAGCACCTGTAGTCTGACACTTCTTAGGACCACCTTATCAGGCAGCATAGCTActgatataattaaaataatatgacAGACATACTTCAATAATCAAGTATCCTAAAAAGGAAATCAGAATGCACATCTCAATCATACACTGAGCCCTTGGGTATTTCTGAAGAAGGGgcttacattgtttttaatattataacCCCCTAATGGCCTTACTCTAACCACTCTATGTGTCTGGTTACTCCAGGTCCATACAGTTATGTCTGTAGGGTGAAACCCAGGTGTAGAGGCCTCACTGAAGCTGTTGAGTGCTACTGTAATGTGTAAAGAGCTGAAACACCTGCAATTAGAGAGATTTTCCTAATTAAAATCTCTacataaaaatccatatttttgcacattgcaacacttcttAAGCTGAAATGCAGGGTCGGGGAGGTGGTATGTGGACATCCCATGCAATGCCTCCTAGCTGGCACAAACTGGGGAGTGCAGTGGGGCACAAGGCTCTATAGAGCCTGCAATAATTAAAGCCTGCTTGTGGCagaccttaaaggaccagtaataaaaatataatgcagtgttgccctgcactagtaaaactgctgtttgcttcagaaactattgtttatataaataagctgctgtgtagcaatgggggcagccattcaaaggagaaagggctcaggttacacagcagataagctctgtagaacataatgttatctgttatccactatttaacctgtgccatatagacttttttcaatttccgccattgctattcagcagcttgtttatatgaactatagtagtattcctgaagcaaacagatcagttttaccagtgcagggcaacactaaatggtattttcattactttaaaacactttttaggtgtaactgttcctttaaatacaggtatactGCCTGTGATAAACTGATTagctagcagtgggttaaatgatcATGTTGTGTTAGTTCAAGTGAAGCAGTCAGACCAGCACAGGAACTTTATAAATTTATTTGAACATGGCAGGTAATACAGCCCTGCTCCACACTTCCtttcagcttagacaggaaaaggggaaaaacaggaacaggaaatgaatcataaggcaatggcaaaacagcaggaatgcccttaaccaaaatgtccacaaaagctggttactacactgcccctttaagcaGTTAAGTTAACCTTTCCTGTGTAttgcaagggtcaatacacagtacCATCTTCTTCCAGCAAGCTTTTATAATTCACACAGAGACTCATATAATGTTTGACATAGATGACAGAAGACATCATCAACATATGTTGGTCAAACATTTTAAGATggattaagtttttttttggaacagtcCACAAGGTCCCATGTGACTCCAATagtaaaaatgagaaataaatagAGCATTTAATGATGATGTATTAAGTCCATATGGGGGACTCCTCCAGGTACTGGAATAAAGTTTCTTTTAACTTTTCTAGAAGAAGCAAAGATAAAAAGGTTTGCACTGCCACTCACCCATAAAATCATTTGGTCTGGGTAACTTATGATAGATGTGTAACTAATACAAATATTTCTTTGGTGTCCTAGCAAATGTATTTGAGCATGGAGCAGAGCATGAAGGTTATGGCGGCGGTGATGTTAATAAATTCTTGTAAGttgcatttctgttttatttaataaagcacAGCATTCGGTCTGCTTACATATAACTCAGTACTTTCTCTGAAGGGGAGAACATGCATATTTCGTCAGCAAAATCAGAGACCTTAACTTTGCTAACAAGAAGCTAATGGATCAGAAAATTAAGCTTCAGAAGAGCTTAGAAACCGCAGATGAAACAAACTCTCACTTGATTGAGGAAATATCTGAAGTGAAGAGCAAACTGAAAATGTAGGTGAAGGACAAAGGGATACCTCTACAAACAGGTTATctaacatttacattgttttgtggaTCAACTTGTAATTTTTCACGGAGCACCAGGCAACTTCGGGTCTTATAATCTTGATTTTATTAGTTACATTAAAATGAGTCAATCATCCCCAGTAATGAAACAAaccccacacttgacgcgtttcgtggcttcacgccacttcctcagaagcatagggaaCAGCCCCGCCAACCACccataaatagtgaaaaaaacctgcctattaaaaacatttaacccttaGTACTGATACATACATAGCTGTAGTGCAAATCAGAAAAACTAACATAGAaataaaacattatgtacaaaaaAGTACTAGGCATCCACTAAGTATAATCTTTCCCTAAATTCATCAAATTAATGCATAGGGATAGCTAAAGCCAAAACATTGTTTTGTGGGTTATTATTAATACAAACACAcactaatgtatatatatatatatatatatatatatatatatatatatatatatatatatatgcgccaacatataagggcagagacacgcccggcgacaaatctcctcttcttcgggcgactaatctccccgaactgccttccactggCTAAAATCTTAATCACTGGCGGTATGGCACTCGGGGCACTTTGTTTTCCTAAATCGcgtgaagtttccttgtgaggcaacttcggggcgactacggaaaacgaatcgctccgagtgccatcccgctggcgatttcgtttctagccggcagaaggcagttcggggagattagtagcccgaagaagaggcgatttgtcgctgggcaactaatctcccctaatctccacGTGCGTCTCTGTCCTAACGCatcgctttacagagattatacatcatttacatcagtccctgccctagtggagtTTATAATCTTAGGTCTCTATCAAATTTACACACTATGGACAGTTGTATCCAGAACCAATTAACCTTTACCTTTTATCATttacatgttattttattttttttggtactcTTTTGGTACATACTTAATATGAATTAAATTAACTACCTTatgaaaaaaatccttattttaaGTTCCCAGCAGGCGGTGTCTCATTCAAGATCTTTAAGCAACGAGCTGGAAGACCTGAAGGCTTATACCAAGAGTCTAGAAGACAAAATTTCTGCCTTTGGTTCACAGAAGGAAGAATTGGTTAGTATTGAGTTTACAGTTTTATTACAGTTGTAATTTAGGCTTGTTACCTAAAATTTAATAGTGTAAAAAAAGATGCACGAGTTTAGGAATGATTTAAAATGCTTTGCTTTATTACAGGAAAAGGATAATTTGTCACTTAGCAATCAAAGAGAGATGCTTCAGGAAGAGGTATTTTTTCATATCTTCTTAACTTACACCCACAGATCAGTAATGCAGGACTCAGACCCTTTGTAAACTTGCAACTGGGACATCTTGTCTTACCTTTCTACATGGAATACTCATGTAGAGTACTCATCTTCCTTTCAGCTTTCAGTAAAATATGTTAAGTACAGTAAATATGATATTCCTGGAAGAATATTCCTGCCCTTtgctttaaggggtggttcacctttaagttaacttttaatatgttaataggGATTCTCTACTACCATCATGAACAAAACTCATTTGTCCCCTGAATAAATTGCTAAAGCTTTCTAGAAGGGTATGTGATGTGAAGTTTAGGGATCTTCAACCTGTGGTGTAACTGTTGCTACTAAACAAAAGATCCTACAGGCCCTCTGCAGTGTGTATAGTGTCAGTGTGTGCCAAACCTAGATGCTGTGGTTGttcccttaaatgagaaggaaagctaccaaagcagtttattgccaatagattagccacaatagtgcaagctataagactatatttattctgtagaatgctttaccatacctgagtaaacagccctcgaagctctctgtttgtttaggatagcagctgccatattagcttggtgtgaaatcacttcctgctcactcatagctctggggtcagattatagcagggaggggggaaagggaggggaagagagagagagagagagagagagagagagagagagagagagagagaagcaaactgagcatgctcaagccctagccctggaggtttgtgatgaaaacaggaagtcggaTACAAAAGtgcatgtgtacacaatagaaggaaagaaatactgtgtttcttttgacagcttactcagagcagcattactttgagagtttactggtgtatttatatagacctttctgataaaggttacttaattttagcctttccttcccctttaacaatttttCACTCTCAAAGGAACCTTGTCTATCACTTATCCCTTTCTCTTTATAACAAACATGGTTCCAGTAAGGATCATAGAACAAGAACACAAAGGATCATATATGAAAACATGCACATTAATAAATGGATTTAGTATAAGTCCAGTAGAGATAGTAAAATACACATTGTACTGcagtaattattacattttcttgtaGATTTATAACCTGCTTattgaaaaagacaaattaaaggggaacatcGATAGCCTAACTGCTGAAAAGGGAAAGATGGGGGTGAGTGGATACAATTCCTTGTAGTTCTCTTCAATGGTATAAAAACACTGTGCCATTTACTTAtatgaatggtttttttttctatccatAGCACCAGATCTCTGAATACAAAAGACTTATCTCGCAGAAGGAGATGCTTCTGGAAGATGTGAGTTGGTTCTGTGCTACCGATATCCGCCACAAGAGACATAGTCATAGAGCAGTTATGGATCCCTCTATGTTCTCTGCCTTCAACTGTTCAAATGCAACAAGTTTCAGCAGTCAATATGTATGGGACCCTAGCAAGGTTCTGCATCTGTGCATTGGTCCAATAATGTGAGATTTGAGATAAGGTTTGATAATATTGCAGTTTAGTTTTGCATTGTGTGTCCCCAATAACTGAGGGttactagcgatgggcgaatttattcgccagacgcaaatctgcagcgaatttccacgctTCGCCGCCgtctaataaatttgcgaaatagcCACGAAAATTCTCTGGCGTCAACggtttttttgacgcctgcgtcaaaattcgcgttttcctaatttttcgccgtttctcaggacaaattcacccatcactatgggTTACATATCTGGGAAGAAAATGGTCTGACTGTTTTTATCttgatttattaaataatatctATCTCTCATGGTTCACTTATGAAGTGATATGGAATATAGCTCCGCCCATAGGATTTTGGGCTGACAGTTGTAAATAATCAGTCCGTAAAGGGTGGTGTAGATCTAGAACTCTGAgaattaaaggtgtggttcaccgttaaggtaacttttagtatgttttagtatgttatagaatggccaattctaagcaacttttcaattggttttcattatttatttttaatagttttataattatttgcctttttcatctcactgctttcaaatgggcatcgctgtctcccttctaaaaaacaaatgctctgtaagaaatgtattgttattgttactttttattactgatctctctattcaggcctctcctattcatattctagtctcttattcaaattgatgaaTGGTTGTTAGGGTACTTTGGATCCTAGTTACACGATttcttaaaatacaaattgaagagcttctgaataaaaagctaaataacttaaaaaaacttaaataataaaaaatgaaaaccaattgcaaattgtctcagaatatacagtaactaaaagttatctcaaagtgaacaacccctttaatagaaataattgcAGAGGTCCTCTAGGGATTGCTTGCCATGGCCTTACTTGGGGAGATAAGCAGAGTCAACTACCATTGAAGAAATCTTTTTTGCACATCTATGCACAATTGCAGTTTTAAGGTTTGGCTCCAGTTTCATATGCATGTTATTAGTATGCATTGTTGCCTTGTACTTGTAGAAACATTTGCTTCAGAAGCTGTAAAACCATGTGTGTATTACTAATACTAAGTCAAAAGCCAAACTACTGATTGTGCCCAGGCTTTGTCCAgcaaaaacacacttttttcagAGATACAGAAAAGTGGAAGAATCGTGGTTTGGGGTTATATAAAGCATGGCCATAACCATTCTACTGAATTACAAGTACTACAATTATAAAAGGACATCACACTGTTATATTCAGGGTAACAAGTGTGAGTTCAAGGACTAGCAAAGTACAACTGTGAATGGTGCTAATAGTTATTGCTGTAGTGCCATTCTTATCTGAATcatttatctaatattttattttataggctCCTTCAGAGCCATGGTGACCAAATCTTCCaatctttgttttgtttaatgtattttatggagGTCAGTCCCTTCATTTTACTTATTTCCTCAGGTGAGTTTCTCCATGTCACAAGTGGTATTCCGTCTTTCTACCCATTCCCATGTCATTGGTGGTATTGGGTCATTCTATCCATTCCCATGTGATTGGGATTATTGGGTCTTTCTACCCATTCCCATGTCATTGGTGGTATTGGGTCTTTTTACCAATTCCCTTGTCATTGGTGGCCTTGGGTCTTTCTATCCATTACCATGTCATTGGTGGTATTGGGTCATTCTATCCATTCCCATGTTGTTGGTGGTATTGGGTCTGTCAATCCAGTGTTATTGGTTGTATTGGGTCTATTCATACATTTCTATTTCGTTGGTGGTTTTGGGTCTTTTTATTAATTCCTATTTCATGGGTAATATTGGGTCTTTCCACTTATTCTTACATCATTGATGGTATTGGGTCTTTTCATTCATTCCTACTTTATTGGTGCTATTGGGTCTTTTCATCCCTTACCATTTTGTTtgtggtacaagtatgggacctattatccagaatgctcaggacctagggttttccaaataatggatgtttctgtaattttcatactagaaaatcatgtaaacgtgaaataaacccaataggctggtattgcttccaataaggattgattatatcttagttgggatcaagtacaagctactgttttattattacagagaaaaaggaaatcaactgcaaattgtctcagaatatcactctctacaacatactagaagttaatttaaatgtgaaaaacccTTTGAAGATAACTGTTTCTTTATGTTTAATTAAAGAGAAATGTTCAGTCACATCGACTTCAGAGCATCTTAGAAGAACACAGACTTCAGGTACAGGTAGGTGAATATTAGAGTTGTAGCATCAAAGTAGAAGGCTAGCAATGGCACACatcaatccaaattttttatgaaaaaaaaaactagaatttttcaggatttattatacccttgaggaagtctaaagctggccatagacgcaaagatccgatcgtacgaatcaacatacgatcagacttccccatcgcccgacctgccattaaccattccgatcaaataaagtagaaaagaacagatcagccgatgttctgcccctgacagcaatcgtacgaaagttatgtccgaccaaagctggtgacagtctccctctgaaaatcgtacaatcggcaatacatgcagagatattacctgcagccgacagaaatcttttaacctgtccgatcgaccaaacgtccgatctccgccagacgaaaaatgttgggactctccaaacacggtccgaaaatcgtacgaatcagatctttgcgtctatggccatcttaaatccaaaaatccggcatctcagactagccgaggttgtatataagtcaaggggagaagttccgaagatatcctgatctgggctgagttttgtgcaataatccaaagatttcgtggttttcaggcaaaaatccaagtttttttccaaacagaaatttttcgggaaagggtattcaaaaataaggggaaataacccgtccCGTGTTTGGTcaaagtatatttcagaaaataatgagataaattcagatttaggTATTTCACCTCCATCATGTTGTGGGCTcattaaacttaaaggaaaactataccccccaaacaatgtaggtctctataaaaagatattgcataaaacaactcatatgtaaaaccctgcttcatgtaaataaaccattttcataataatatacttttctagtagtatgtgccattgggtaatcataaatagaaaattgccattttaaaaaataagggccgccccctgggatcgtaggattcactgtgcacacaaacataccaacaaaccatatatgttaggtcacatgagccaattaacagacagagttgtgtcttttgtttccacacttcttcctgttacagttagagctgcagtatttctggtcaggtgatctctgaggcagcacagagaccatcaccaaatggtggctcaaggcaagagatgtaaaagggcaatatttacttaaatatatattccagtttggtaagattctttaatatgtcacttaatatgatataaactatctattgcttaagtgttcattttgggggtatagttttcctttaactaaaaaaccctaccctacgtagacccccaccctccttttttctttgtgtcttcttccggcgcttcggcaatttctgtctattttggcgcatgcgcagttgttgcgaatcAAGATGTTGCTCCAACTGGGCATGCTCCACTTCGctggtctcagtctcagattacagaagacccggaagatggctgccgtgaactgcgatccctgaatctgcacccagGGGTAAGTTAGGGACATTTCCctgggttagcagctaggctggaggagggaggggggtctacgtagggtagggggtagggttttttttagttacgggTTGAATACTCTTTTAAGGCAACCATAGACCTTTCACAGTGAGCATCCGTGCCctaagtagctccccatcttcattctCCTGATTCAAAGCACATGCTCTTGGCTAATGACACTTGTCTGAGCTTAGGGAGTGACTcactgtgtgtaatatatatggtACAGTGCAAGGCTAATTAGTGATTAATATGGATTCACATTACTTGGCAGTTCAAAAACCAGCAGATTCTGCACCAGAattcaatattcatttttagattaTAGCTCTCTCTGTAAACAATTGAGTCAACTGACCTATGAGACAAATGCCAACGATTGCGTCTGTAATCAGAAGAGACAACTCAAAGAATGGAGATGCTCAAAATACTAAGCAGCTGTGACCACTGCCCCATTGCGTGGACATGTCCTTCAATTAAACTGATGAGGCATAAGAGAAGAACAAATTAATAAGAACTTCATTAgctaaaatttttaattaaactgGAAACAGTGGTTTGTaagaaatatattgcaataat
This sequence is a window from Xenopus laevis strain J_2021 chromosome 7S, Xenopus_laevis_v10.1, whole genome shotgun sequence. Protein-coding genes within it:
- the ccdc155l.S gene encoding inositol 1,4,5-triphosphate receptor associated 2 — translated: MYKHLGTFLNPEEPSEDGLLSDSANATEDCLGDFPNSSSEEQLLDTAFQACDTEGKGEVTVYQIIDYLKSVTDQTCDGDRLQHLCKMLDPEDQGRSLDLPTFRRLMSEWIASCCNDRYVTEKVEDIKSESGSYLPCANVFEHGAEHEGYGGGDVNKFLGEHAYFVSKIRDLNFANKKLMDQKIKLQKSLETADETNSHLIEEISEVKSKLKISQQAVSHSRSLSNELEDLKAYTKSLEDKISAFGSQKEELEKDNLSLSNQREMLQEEIYNLLIEKDKLKGNIDSLTAEKGKMGHQISEYKRLISQKEMLLEDRNVQSHRLQSILEEHRLQVQVLKREKRLLHEQLLQPNKDNMFLHQSVSVKQLPLPVQSVHRELEEIQEQKKCFKTELLSPICGISQATGSHMLCPIQDADMTSDDAWAITELLLVQLKQGTEALITSVHEMASSDHSVSYLYEKSSHFLQELNYLLELKNIWERQSGSLSGALQLYTGKETRKPDTHEFPATKWICTDMLDTPTVPYMQLQNKSSIWLTVLLLGTLMFCPAWAGEHIWTVLKGELWPHLDLHYPSPPPV